A genomic region of Brienomyrus brachyistius isolate T26 chromosome 6, BBRACH_0.4, whole genome shotgun sequence contains the following coding sequences:
- the mon1ba gene encoding vacuolar fusion protein MON1 homolog B produces the protein MEGEYPQSQEPQNVKCCDSRLDCSHIRTDNLIQDVPECTVQDLWPSKRDDLSTSATNGPSSGQEQDPPEMGKGPEQKLSDTGNGELLESQPTLCVAPVEDLDEVFKSKGADDEDQAENASDSASTDNTLEDSSEFMATVLGRGKLEDDAPEAGPDSPTLAPSSSHRDEDITGESWRLHRKHVFVLSEAGKPIYSRYGNEEALSSTMGVMMALVSFVQSGDNTIRSVYSDEHTVVFMQQGPLVLVSVSSSRQSEQQLRAELLYVYYQIISMLTKASIARIFERKKNYDLRRLLAGSEKILDGLLNMVDSDPSFLLSAVHCLPLASSLRDSISQILQKAITPNLVFSILIAKNQLLTIVQEKTVIEDARLEPADLHLLLNLIGASSAFQAGEIWTPICLPLFNPDCYFYAYISYLDPPECTVCLLLLSTDKEAFYAVAECKRKIDEGMRAQNALRSIARTQSYSASQVGVSDLRHFMYKPFDVPDNHRQLTQFTSPEMEAPYSSEEERMRLLDLYRYMHSRIHSSSRPLKLIYHVAERETLLAWVTSKFELYTCFSPLVTKASAINAITKLLRWIKKEEDRLFIRTPPKYSTTPNPSKSSRASKGGPDRQDNTDNGFLSLL, from the exons ATGGAGGGTGAATATCCACAGAGTCAGGAGCCACAGAATGTGAAGTGCTGTGACTCCCGGTTAGACTGCAGCCACATTCGGACAG ATAATCTAATCCAGGATGTGCCAGAATGCACAGTACAAGACCTGTGGCCCAGTAAAAGAGATGACCTCAGCACCAGTGCCACTAATGGGCCTTCGAGTGGGCAGGAGCAGGATCCACCAGAAATGGGCAAAGGGCCTGAACAGAAGCTTTCAGACACAGGAAACGGAGAGCTCCTGGAGAGCCAACCGACACTCTGCGTAGCACCAGTAGAAGACTTGGACGAGGTGTTTAAGTCGAAGGGCGCGGACGAtgaggaccaggctgagaaTGCCTCCGATTCAGCCTCCACTGACAACACGCTGGAGGACTCCAGTGAGTTCATGGCGACTGTTCTGGGCAGAGGGAAGCTGGAGGACGACGCGCCCGAGGCTGGGCCAGACTCCCCGACGCTGGCGCCCTCCTCTTCCCACCGTGATGAGGACATCACTGGCGAGAGCTGGaggctccacaggaaacacgtgttTGTGCTGAGCGAGGCCGGCAAGCCCATCTACTCGCGTTACGGCAATGAGGAGGCGCTGTCCTCCACCATGGGCGTCATGATGGCACTGGTGTCCTTTGTTCAGAGTGGCGACAACACCATTCGCTCTGTGTACTCAG ATGAACACACAGTGGTGTTTATGCAGCAGGGGCCCCTGGTGCTGGTGTCTGTCTCTTCCAGCCGCCAGTCTGAGCAGCAGCTGCGTGCCGAGCTCCTTTACGTTTACTACCAGATCATCAGCATGCTCACGAAGGCCAGTATAGCCCGCATCTTCGAGCGCAAGAAGAACTACGATCTCCGCCGACTGTTGGCGGGGTCCGAGAAGATTTTGGACGGCCTTCTCAACATGGTGGATTCGGACCCCAGCTTTCTTCTGTCTGCCGTTCACTGCCTGCCCCTCGCCTCATCCCTCAGGGACTCCATTAGTCAGATCCTGCAGAAGGCCATCACGCCCAACCTGGTGTTCTCCATCCTCATCGCCAAGAACCAGCTGCTGACCATCGTCCAGGAGAAGACGGTAATTGAAGATGCCAGGCTGGAGCCAGCtgacctccacctcctcctcaacCTCATAGGAGCCTCCTCTGCCTTCCAGGCCGGGGAGATCTGGACCCCGATCTGCCTCCCCCTCTTCAACCCTGACTGTTACTTCTATGCCTACATCTCGTACCTGGACCCCCCGGAATGCACTGTCTGCTTGCTCCTGCTCTCCACCGACAAGGAGGCTTTCTATGCCGTGGCGGAGTGCAAGAGGAAAATCGACGAGGGTATGCGTGCACAGAACGCTCTGCGCTCAATTGCCAGAACACAGTCATACAGTGCCAGCCAGGTCGGAGTCTCAGACCTGAGACACTTCATGTACAAGCCCTTCGACGTGCCAGACAACCACCGCCAGCTCACACAGTTCACCAG CCCCGAGATGGAGGCCCCCTACAGCAGCGAGGAGGAAAGGATGAGGCTGTTGGACCTGTACCGCTACATGCACAGTCGCATACACAGCTCCTCACGGCCCCTCAAGCTCATCTACCATGTGGCCGAGAGGGAGACGCTGCTCGCCTGG GTCACCAGTAAGTTTGAGTTATATACCTGCTTCAGCCCCCTGGTGACCAAAGCCTCTGCTATCAATGCTATAACAAAGCTGTTACGTTGGATCAAGAAAGAGGAGGACCGGCTCTTCATCCGAACCCCCCCAAAGTACTCCACCACCCCTAACCCCAGCAAGAGCTCCCGGGCGAGCAAGGGCGGCCCCGACAGGCAGGACAACACTGACAATGGGTTTCTGTCCCTCTTATAG
- the ptpn18 gene encoding tyrosine-protein phosphatase non-receptor type 18, with translation MERHLKKFLDQVKRPGVNDWGSVEKIATEYNLIRSQTEATKQKAGLTTEAGALKNNTKKNRYRDILPYDQSRVLLSLSKEEFESDYINASLIQGATKSRLYIATQGPLSNTVIDFWRMIWQYEVKVIIMACKEIEMGKKKCERYWPPSSKTAIFGPFVTSNLNESLPNEEVVVRTFSVKYQDETRSISQFQYMAWPDHGIPLASDGLLDMMDMAQKVQASSAAPLVIHCSAGCGRTGVICTLDYINDLLKIKRIGEDFNIMDIVLEIRSQRPSAVQTKEQYEFLYHIVSKMFENALESSSHNYQNLMEPCYDNVRSLKKEERQAASFKSSSSESNSKPIVQPRTSCPKRQNMSDTYAVVNKPKRHPAAGSAPPHPTVHHYDNMPLGSASSSPGPLYSTVKPKNRASGPPAQPAKPDRARPESSSSDDYEFVSGVFRTPSQNALTVKSSTGPSAVRNPSPGLFSTEDDYEYVETPMISRTTSQDGSMGFNYRVKKPRGPREPPAQWSRAER, from the exons ATGGAAAGGCACCTGAAAAAATTCCTGGATCAGGTGAAACGTCCCGGAGTTAATGACTGGGGTTCTGTGGAAAAAATTGCTACAGAGTACAAT CTTATTCGCTCACAGACTGAAGCCACAAAACAGAAGGCTGGTCTTACGACGGAAGCAGGGGCTTTGAAGAACAACACGAAGAAAAACCGCTACAGAGATATTTTGCCCT ATGACCAGAGTCGAGTGCTGCTCAGCCTGTCGAAGGAAGAGTTTGAGTCAGATTacatcaatgccagcttaattcAG GGTGCCACAAAAAGCAGATTATATATTGCAACCCAAGGCCCCTTGAGCAACACTGTAATAGATTTTTGGAGGATGATTTGGCAATATGAAGTGAAG gTCATAATTATGGCTTGCAAAGAAATAGAGATGGGAAAG AAAAAATGTGAGCGGTACTGGCCACCCAGTTCAAAGACAGCCATCTTTGGACCATTTGTTACATCAAAT CTGAATGAGTCTCTGCCAAATGAGGAAGTTGTTGTCCGCACGTTTTCCGTGAAATATCAAGAC GAAACGAGAAGCATTTCCCAGTTCCAGTACATGGCATGGCCCGACCACGGCATTCCGTTGGCGTCGGACGGCCTCCTAGACATGATGGACATGGCACAGAAGGTGCAGGCGAGCAGCGCCGCCCCCCTGGTCATCCACTGCAG TGCCGGATGCGGAAGAACAGGAGTGATCTGTACACTAGATTATATAAATGATCTTCTAAAGATAAAG AGGATCGGCGAGGATTTTAACATCATGGACATTGTGCTGGAAATTAGGAGCCAAAGGCCGTCAGCTGTTCAGACAAAG GAACAGTATGAATTTCTGTACCATATTGTGTCAAAAATGTTTGAGAATGCCCTGGAATCCTCAAGCCACAACTATCAAAACCTAATGGAG CCTTGCTACGATAATGTGAGATCGCTAAAGAAAGAAGAGCGACAAGCAGCATCTTTCAAAAGCAGCAGTTCGGAATCCAACAG CAAGCCTATCGTTCAGCCCAGAACATCCTGCCCCAAGCGCCAGAACATGAGCGACACGTATGCCGTCGTTAACAAGCCCAAACGGCACCCAGCTGCCGGTTCTGCCCCCCCTCACCCAACTGTCCATCACTATGACAACATGCCACTAGGATCGGCCAGTTCTTCACCCGGCCCGCTCTACAGCACGGTGAAACCCAAGAATCGGGCCAGCGGGCCTCCCGCTCAGCCTGCGAAGCCAGACAGGGCAAGACCGGAAAGTTCTTCATCAGACGACTACGAGTTTGTCTCCG GTGTTTTTAGGACTCCGAGCCAAAATGCTTTG ACCGTTAAGTCCAGTACGGGACCCAGTGCAGTGAGAAATCCTT CTCCTGGCCTGTTCTCCACAGAAGATGATTACGAATACGTGGAGACACCCATGATCAGCAGGACAACCAGCCAGGACGGCAGTATGG GGTTCAACTATCGCGTGAAGAAGCCCAGAGGCCCCCGCGAACCCCCTGCCCAGTGGAGTCGTGCCGAGCGCTAA